In one window of Methanosarcina vacuolata Z-761 DNA:
- a CDS encoding MarR family winged helix-turn-helix transcriptional regulator, giving the protein MSDINERREMGLLILEREVLFNKLVERKYSEMISKARSSRPEKLGRQQFNAILIIGTMGEMIPSYLGLCMNMDRSSLSRMIDSMEKKGIVYRKTDIEDRRKVMINLTEKGEEYYEILKKKVEETQASTTDLLDEQDLKEYKACIKKEISILKKIDSKLNAKE; this is encoded by the coding sequence ATGTCAGATATTAATGAGAGGAGAGAAATGGGGCTATTGATACTGGAAAGGGAAGTACTATTTAACAAATTGGTTGAAAGAAAATACTCAGAAATGATATCCAAAGCGAGATCGAGCAGACCCGAAAAGCTAGGCAGACAACAGTTTAATGCTATTTTGATAATTGGCACGATGGGGGAAATGATTCCTTCATACCTCGGTCTGTGTATGAATATGGATAGGAGTAGCCTTTCAAGAATGATAGATTCCATGGAAAAAAAAGGAATTGTCTATAGAAAGACAGATATTGAAGACAGAAGAAAAGTCATGATAAATTTAACCGAAAAAGGAGAAGAGTACTATGAAATTCTTAAGAAGAAAGTGGAAGAGACTCAAGCTTCTACAACGGATCTCCTCGACGAACAGGATCTCAAAGAATATAAAGCCTGCATAAAAAAAGAGATAAGTATTCTGAAGAAAATCGATTCCAAACTGAATGCAAAAGAATGA
- a CDS encoding universal stress protein: MERAFYRNILIATDGSKNTQKAISYGIEIAKLSEAAVHALYVVNTSSIISDYWTIGKKNIYEIIRSEGEKAVSEVKKIGEASGVEVKEIVLDGYPSSVITDFAENNNIDLIVMGTLGKTGLDKLLIGSVAEKVVRSSKVPVMVVRGKE, translated from the coding sequence ATGGAGAGAGCTTTTTACCGAAATATATTGATTGCAACAGATGGATCTAAAAATACACAGAAAGCCATTTCTTACGGAATCGAGATTGCAAAACTCAGCGAAGCGGCTGTCCATGCACTTTATGTTGTAAATACGTCTTCCATAATTTCCGATTATTGGACTATTGGTAAAAAAAACATATATGAAATAATTAGAAGTGAAGGGGAGAAAGCAGTATCTGAGGTTAAGAAGATTGGAGAGGCTTCAGGCGTGGAGGTAAAAGAAATTGTTTTAGACGGTTATCCGAGTAGTGTGATTACAGATTTCGCCGAGAATAATAATATTGACCTGATAGTGATGGGTACACTCGGAAAAACAGGACTTGATAAACTCCTAATCGGAAGTGTTGCAGAGAAGGTAGTAAGAAGTTCAAAGGTACCAGTTATGGTTGTCCGGGGAAAAGAGTAG
- a CDS encoding PKD domain-containing protein: protein MTKIRTLRRVCLFTIFLVLIPISETCAAENIYVSPRESIQEAVDNALPGDTIFVMPGEYNESVQINQDNLTIISDSKTPYNTVITGMDKESDVFKVVASNVTISGFSVTNSKCGIYLNGAQNCIINNNIISENKIGICLSKSENNTLSNNSVTSNADCGIKLLTSSGNTIYNNFFNNTNNARDDKLNTWNRTSGNCWSDYTGQDVDSDGIGDTEYAVNRLTKNMDYRPLMNFTPELPVMPEAIFTSNVTVGYAPLTVEFTDISENASSLLWRLGDQEVSNSSNFLHTFVTEGNNKVILNVTNENGSDSTNVTINVLKALDPSVPILPEAKFGANVTTGYVPLTIQFFDFSGNADSLSWNFGDGKKSCCPGPKHTFCCPGNYTVSLTARNDNGSSSACVVIQVLNQTNKSSAENTVIPEDAAYIVNPKDTGDSGSSRRNESMSAEEFLNRKSLEPVENFVMYFTGTRTLADVEPSVEYKILRLADSVKNFIEDSVSISKVRNISTHAMFFGFLGIALGLSVFRRGKK from the coding sequence ATGACAAAAATTCGAACTCTCAGGCGAGTCTGCTTATTTACAATATTTCTGGTTTTGATTCCTATTTCAGAAACCTGCGCAGCAGAAAATATTTATGTTTCCCCAAGAGAATCAATTCAGGAAGCAGTAGATAATGCCTTGCCAGGCGATACTATCTTTGTGATGCCCGGAGAATATAATGAAAGCGTTCAAATCAATCAGGATAACCTAACAATAATCTCGGACTCAAAAACTCCTTACAATACAGTTATTACCGGAATGGATAAAGAGAGTGACGTATTCAAAGTAGTTGCCAGCAATGTGACAATCAGCGGTTTCTCAGTAACCAACAGTAAATGTGGAATTTACCTGAATGGTGCTCAAAACTGTATCATAAATAACAACATTATATCGGAGAACAAAATCGGGATCTGTCTGTCTAAGTCAGAAAATAACACCCTGAGCAATAACTCAGTAACTTCAAACGCCGATTGTGGCATCAAGTTGCTTACCTCTTCAGGCAACACGATATACAATAATTTCTTTAATAATACGAATAATGCCAGGGACGATAAACTCAATACCTGGAACCGGACCTCGGGCAACTGCTGGAGTGATTATACAGGTCAGGATGTGGACTCAGACGGTATTGGCGATACTGAATATGCCGTAAATCGCCTCACAAAGAATATGGACTACAGGCCGTTGATGAATTTCACTCCTGAACTTCCCGTGATGCCAGAAGCAATTTTTACTTCCAACGTGACAGTAGGATACGCGCCTCTTACGGTCGAGTTTACAGATATCTCAGAAAACGCCAGCTCGCTGTTGTGGAGACTTGGAGACCAGGAGGTTTCGAACTCGTCTAATTTTTTACATACTTTTGTCACTGAGGGTAATAATAAGGTTATCCTGAATGTCACGAACGAGAATGGCAGCGACTCTACTAATGTGACCATAAATGTTTTAAAAGCTCTTGACCCCTCAGTTCCAATACTTCCTGAGGCTAAATTCGGTGCCAATGTGACAACCGGGTACGTTCCGCTTACCATCCAGTTTTTTGATTTTTCTGGAAATGCTGATTCGCTTTCCTGGAACTTTGGGGATGGGAAGAAGTCTTGTTGCCCGGGACCAAAACATACTTTCTGCTGCCCGGGAAATTACACCGTTTCCCTTACGGCAAGAAATGATAATGGCAGTTCTTCAGCCTGCGTTGTTATTCAGGTACTGAACCAGACAAACAAATCATCTGCCGAAAATACTGTTATTCCGGAAGACGCCGCATACATTGTTAATCCGAAAGATACCGGAGATTCAGGCTCAAGCCGCAGAAACGAGAGTATGAGTGCCGAGGAATTTCTGAACCGGAAAAGTCTTGAGCCTGTTGAGAACTTTGTTATGTACTTTACTGGAACCCGGACGCTTGCAGATGTGGAACCATCGGTAGAGTACAAAATCCTCAGGCTTGCGGATTCTGTTAAAAATTTTATAGAAGACTCAGTATCCATAAGTAAAGTAAGAAATATTTCTACTCATGCTATGTTTTTTGGATTCCTTGGAATAGCTCTGGGACTTTCCGTATTTAGAAGGGGAAAAAAATAA
- a CDS encoding COG1361 S-layer family protein, producing MNNKNGLFITVTTLLILCSAVLPAEAALPENFDISKNYYSVYGGPDLNATLVGDNQFSRGDTATLNINMMNKGEISGFKSEKDADIGNYADEMLQQSEMQYEAQATTAVGILATLKSDNPDIKVKSEPQEAGTLKQGKESSNPTKFTIEINKDTPAGIYPLTLDLSYQYQNNVQVGGDDFDSVTGLVTNKEVGIWYENKTQTQTINIEVKKEPYFEVTNVTGDLYPDEGGMLYVTYKNTGEETAKDATVRVSASDPFSTTDDQAYLGTLKSGDSEVAVFDMDVDETATPKPYSLSSEIFYEDSDGHDQTSDTIKINTEVLEGKNSLPGFELVTGITMALAAFFVMFRRKKQH from the coding sequence ATGAATAATAAAAATGGATTATTTATTACTGTTACAACCCTTCTGATCCTTTGCTCTGCAGTCCTGCCAGCAGAGGCAGCCTTACCCGAAAATTTTGATATCAGTAAAAACTATTACTCAGTATACGGAGGGCCTGACCTTAATGCAACACTTGTTGGGGACAACCAATTCTCAAGAGGAGATACCGCAACTCTTAATATAAATATGATGAACAAAGGTGAAATTTCCGGCTTTAAATCTGAAAAGGATGCAGATATTGGAAATTATGCAGATGAGATGCTCCAGCAGTCAGAGATGCAGTATGAGGCTCAGGCTACGACAGCTGTAGGCATTCTTGCGACCCTTAAATCCGATAATCCTGACATTAAAGTTAAATCTGAACCTCAAGAAGCTGGCACTCTCAAGCAGGGAAAAGAGAGCTCAAATCCCACAAAGTTTACAATTGAGATTAATAAAGACACTCCTGCAGGTATATATCCCCTGACCCTGGACCTTTCTTATCAGTACCAGAATAATGTCCAGGTAGGCGGAGACGATTTTGACAGTGTTACAGGCCTCGTAACAAATAAGGAAGTAGGCATCTGGTATGAAAATAAGACCCAGACGCAGACCATAAACATTGAAGTCAAAAAGGAGCCTTACTTTGAAGTTACAAATGTAACAGGTGACCTTTACCCTGATGAAGGTGGGATGCTTTATGTTACATATAAAAACACAGGAGAAGAAACTGCAAAAGATGCAACCGTTAGAGTTAGTGCATCTGATCCCTTCAGTACCACTGATGACCAGGCTTACCTTGGAACTCTGAAATCCGGAGACAGTGAAGTTGCTGTTTTTGATATGGATGTAGACGAAACTGCAACTCCAAAACCATATTCTCTGAGCAGCGAAATTTTTTATGAAGACTCTGACGGGCATGACCAGACTTCGGATACTATCAAGATCAATACCGAAGTTCTGGAGGGAAAAAACTCTCTCCCCGGATTTGAGCTTGTGACAGGCATTACAATGGCTCTAGCCGCATTTTTTGTAATGTTCAGGAGAAAGAAACAGCATTGA
- a CDS encoding amino acid-binding protein: MWQTLLKKFEKYPAQAKVLKLLFERGFQVNEEGKVTSGSIEIAHTQLAKEAGVDRRVVDATTKTIISDELLSRIFKNVHSIPFLRDVAPSLGLGVIIIIPEDAADVGILAEVAGLISGSKVSIRQAVSDDPYLTDNPRLTIITDKKVPGELVDKILELPSVKGVSIY; the protein is encoded by the coding sequence ATGTGGCAGACATTACTCAAAAAGTTTGAAAAATATCCTGCACAGGCAAAAGTGCTTAAATTGCTCTTTGAACGCGGGTTTCAGGTAAATGAAGAAGGGAAGGTCACCTCCGGGAGTATTGAGATCGCGCATACCCAGCTTGCAAAAGAAGCAGGTGTTGACCGGAGAGTAGTCGACGCAACTACAAAGACCATTATTTCAGACGAGCTTCTGAGCAGAATTTTTAAAAATGTTCATTCCATCCCCTTCCTCAGAGACGTAGCTCCTTCTCTTGGCCTGGGAGTAATCATTATTATCCCGGAAGATGCCGCTGACGTGGGCATCCTTGCGGAGGTTGCAGGCCTGATTTCAGGAAGCAAGGTAAGTATCCGGCAGGCTGTCTCGGATGACCCATATCTAACTGATAACCCAAGACTTACAATCATTACCGACAAGAAAGTTCCTGGAGAACTCGTGGACAAAATCCTGGAACTGCCCTCAGTCAAAGGAGTAAGCATTTACTGA